GTATATCAAGGATGATCAGAAAATTTTTTGATCACGATATTGTAAAATAAGGGTTAATTagagaaattgttttattttgattataccAATACAAATTTGTACAAAACCGATACAAAATGATCTAATGCAGAAATCCTTTTCATCTCCAGGTGGACTTTGAGGATGTGATCGCCGAGCCTGCCGGCACCTACAGCTTTGACGGCGTGTGGAAAGCGAGCTTCACCACCTTCACAGTAACCAAATACTGGTGCTACCGGCTGCTGACGGCCCTGGTGGGCATCCCGCTCGCCCTGGTGTGGGGCATCTTCTTCGCCATCCTCTCCTTCATCCACATCTGGGCGGTGGTGCCTTGCGTGAAGAGCTACCTAATCGAGATCCACTGTGTCAGTCGAGTCTACTCCATCTGTGTGCACACCTTCTGCGACCCGCTCTTCGAGGCCATGGGAAAGTGCTTCAGCAGCGTCCGGGTCACCTCCACCAAGGTGGTGTGAGGACAGGGAGAAGGAAAAGAGCCAGAGggatggggtggggtgggggaATGGAAACCAATGTCTGATGCAGGAAGATGTAACCTCAAATGCAACCTCTCTAAAAAAACAGGGCAAAGAAAAAGTGAATAGAGATGGAGGGATGCACTGTATTTAGGTGGCCCTTAGATAAGACTCTCCTCTCCGTCTCTCTTCTGTCCATGAGCTTTGTCTTCTCTCAGCTTTGGAGTCCTTGGGGTATAGGGGATGTCTGTCAAAGATGCTCATTTTTGTGTCATTTGTTAGCATTTATCACCGTTGGAATACCGTTTTAGCCTGACTTTTAAAGAAGTTAATGCAAAAATGTACATTCTGTTATTTACTTGCTCTCGTGTCATTCCATGATCATCGCTCTGAAACCACCGTAAAAGTGATCCATGTGACTTGTGCACAAGTCTACTGTAGTCATGTGATATGAAACATAAAGGATGAGTCATATTTACCACTTTTATGGTACTCTAATGGTgcttttttgatgtttttgtttttggagtTTGACAGTAGTCGgtataattaaagggatagttcacgcatcatttactcaccctcatatcactCCAATtctgagtttctttctttctggttatcaaacagttgatggtccccattgacttccacagtaattCCAATTTAcacaggtttagaacgacatgagggtaaggaaatgatgacaaaatgctcatttttgggtaaactattcctttaaataggatatatatgtatacaaatataaatataaaacatatatttgaaaacaaaaatgtaaaagtataaaataaaataaattctggcAAAACTTTGTGCGCAAAAAGCATGGATGTGTTGCGATGTATAAACCCACGAAGCTTTCTGTTGAACAATGCAGCAAATCTGCGTGACCAACTTGCGAAAACAGTATCGGGGAGAAATCTTTATATATTCCTATTGAAATAACTGGATTTCAGCCGCAAAATTTTGCGGAACACCAGAAAATGTGACCAcacattaaacatgaaatatttctCAAACTGTCTACTTGGTATTCAACAGAAAAGTCATTTGGAAAGATATGAGGTTGAGTAAACAAtgtatgaattttcattttggcgTGAGCTATTTGCCTGCTGGGACAAGGCTGTGAATTGTTTCGTTCGTTTTTGTCCCCTTTCGTTCATTGACACGTCCAACTGTTCCAAAATAGTTCCATTGTGGTTTGTAAACAATATATACTGTAGTAGATTCTTATAGTTTTGCTTAGTTCGTCCTTTCATTTGGGTACTATCACCTTTGGTGTCATCATCACTGGGGTTTATGGAATCCAaaagttttatgtttgtttatgggATCGGGCTCGGGGGAAACGGAACAAATTTTAGAGTTTAAAAAAGTAGGTGTGGCCCTGCTGATGTCATGACTGCCCGTCTCACTGCATGTTGCCACTAAATATATAGTGGAAGGCCCAAACACGGGGCAAAAGAGTTGCCCTCACTGAACCCTTTGCCAACTCAGCATATACTAACAAAGAGACTGTTCCTGGCTCTGACATGTAACGCTTCGAAGCTTTTTCAGTGGCAGAGAATGTCTTTATAACTTCCAGAGAGACGTCACATGAAGCTAGTTCTTCCAGCAGGTCATGAAGACTGAACTTTCTAAGCAAGTTATCACAGCCTTAACATATATGTAAACTTTATTTGCAGTCTTTGAAgatgaagaactttttttttttgcatttttttaaaatgttgtttctgCAGGACGAAGTGAAATCATTTGGTTTGGAGTTTTGTCCCATAAACAAAACTGTCTGATTTTCTGTTTAttcactgtcacacacacacacacacacacactggcagcaAACTAACATTTCCAGCATCAGAGGCCGCTGCTTGTGTGGGGTTTATAGTATTTTGTACTGATATTAAGCTCACTTCTCTCACCTTTTGTCTACCTGCTTTGATTCGGACACCTCTTTGTCTACCTTCTGTCTTAGTATCTATTGTGACGCGTTTGCTTCAGAGAGCCTGCCTCTGTAGATGAGATcgtatttttattcatatttttatatgaaaactcAATTTCTCTTTCCTTGCTTTCACTGTAAATTCACATAATGCTGTGCACATTAAAGAAAATTTCATATAAATCAAGTTGATTTTATTTGTCTGGTTTGTTCAACATCTTTATTTGTGATAGAGAGTCACAAACAGTCTTTGCTTTCTggtaataaaaaagtatttgattAAATGGCTTTTAGGGCTTTGTTTAAAGCCCTTTTGGGCTGCTTTAACCTCTGTGTGGTCATTTTAAGactttatttgtgtacaaaaaaaGGCACAGTCCTTGAACCCACAGCAATTAATAATGCAGGATTAAAAGAGCAGCCAGAAATAAGCTCAtggtaactgaaataaagtgGAGAGAAATGAATCACAATGTTATTTCATTCTCCTATAGTGAGTATTTGGACTGTGTATTGAacatcaaaaaaattaattttcttttgctATACATTTCAGCGGGTCATCAATCctctaataattatttttattattattttattaatttaagtagccacataaatgttatattttagtttcattgagatactattatagtttcataattcatcattttttattttaaggttttccgttttcattttcattttttgtttcgattttagtaattttgttgtttaattttgACATTGTTACTAGTTTTGTGTGTgcgagtatgtatgtgtgtgtgtgtgtgcattacctcaagttaaactaaatgtagATGAAAAATACTGCCTTGGAAACTAGGTCTaacaaaataagtgtttttaatgGATTTAGATTTAGTCGACTATAATAACTCTGGCCTATGTCTTCATATATATCATAAGAACAATAAATACGTCAAAAACATAATCTGAACATATTTCCTTTCATTGTCACATAAAAAATGGGCAAGCCTTGCAGGATACCTACATTTGCCACTAGGAAAATTGGCTATATTTAAATCTGTATAATGCTACAAAGTAATATTAGCACCCCCTGCGggcacttttattattattaaaatttctttatttctttatttatttaaattttttttttttattattattaattttttttagagaaCACCATAAGCAGCTTCTTTCGGAATCGACTCTTGGACTGCTCGGACATGACCGGAAGTGAATCGATTGCAATGATCatgttacattttgaaattgAGGCTATGTAGCTTCAACAAACTCTGTAGCCCAGGGCCCTAAAGTAGGGCTATTTGTCCAGTAAATATTTAGAtgttaaaaaagcaaactttcacTATGCAAAGCTTTAGAGTAGGACTGTATTGTTGATCCAACACCTGTTGGTAAGCTAAATAAAGACAATAGCAACCATTATGTCTTTTCAGTTATTCACCGTGTTGAAAAAACTCAGCATATGCTGGTTATGTATGTTTTAATACTGGGATGCTGGTTTGAGTAGGCCAGGCCTTAGCTGGTTTTTGCTGGTCCTTAGCTagtcatgtgctggtcctaaaCTGGTCCGGCCATCTTaagaccagcacatgaccagctaagGACAAGCATTTTAGCAACAGACCAGCATAAACCtgcaaaggaccagcttaaaccagctcaaaccagcatccCAGCATCAAAACATACCAAACTAgcttatgctgtttttttttttcaacagggcaTTGCATCCATTTGAAACAGGGAGTCATAATAAGTTGATTCAGTGCATTTAAT
The sequence above is drawn from the Carassius gibelio isolate Cgi1373 ecotype wild population from Czech Republic chromosome B25, carGib1.2-hapl.c, whole genome shotgun sequence genome and encodes:
- the LOC128014504 gene encoding caveolin-1, with translation MTSGYKDGAPEEDYAHSPFIRKQGNIYKPNNKEMDNDSINEKTLQDVHTKEIDLVNRDPKHLNDDVVKVDFEDVIAEPAGTYSFDGVWKASFTTFTVTKYWCYRLLTALVGIPLALVWGIFFAILSFIHIWAVVPCVKSYLIEIHCVSRVYSICVHTFCDPLFEAMGKCFSSVRVTSTKVV